A single Kribbella aluminosa DNA region contains:
- a CDS encoding aminopeptidase P family protein, translating into MTDDDRIDQTPKSYRPIDAKGFREFVSRGWGPVDRSVAVPEGLAEAAAAHRRKLAAALPGRRIALGAGRAPVRSNDTDYQFRADSDFVWLTGCQAEGAVLVISGDGDATLYLRETAGPGEADFFANARDGELWIGPVPGLKDWSDALQIACRPIDELPAAVRGAVPFMLSVPGVEPMLDALVRTSPTDGNALRQSIAELRRIKDDWELDQLREAVAASVLAFGDVASELPEAIRGGGERWLQGTFDRRARTAGNGVGYASIVAAGNHAPVLHWVRNDGPVNEGDVILLDAGVETRTLYTADVTRTFPATGEYTAAQRQVHDLVHKAQLASLDAVKVGAPYRAFQHEALRVLAEGLRDWGLLDASIDELLGPDGQQHRRYIVCGTGHYIGLDVHDCDASRPEAYFAGTIEAGMALAVEPGLYFHPNDETVPPELRGIGIRIEDNVVVHEARLEILTEDLPITTDGLEQWTRSHLGR; encoded by the coding sequence ATGACCGATGACGACCGGATCGACCAGACGCCGAAGTCCTACCGGCCGATCGACGCCAAGGGATTCCGGGAGTTCGTCTCTCGCGGCTGGGGGCCGGTCGACCGGTCGGTGGCGGTGCCGGAGGGGCTTGCCGAGGCTGCCGCGGCGCACCGGCGGAAGCTTGCCGCCGCGCTGCCGGGCCGCCGGATCGCGCTCGGCGCGGGCCGGGCGCCGGTCCGGTCGAACGACACCGACTACCAGTTCCGCGCGGACAGCGACTTCGTCTGGCTGACCGGCTGCCAGGCCGAGGGCGCCGTCCTCGTCATCTCCGGCGACGGCGACGCGACGCTCTACCTGCGCGAGACCGCCGGCCCGGGCGAGGCGGACTTCTTCGCGAACGCGCGCGACGGTGAGCTGTGGATCGGCCCGGTGCCGGGCCTGAAGGACTGGTCGGACGCGCTGCAGATCGCCTGCCGCCCGATCGACGAACTGCCGGCCGCGGTCCGCGGCGCGGTGCCGTTCATGCTGTCGGTGCCGGGTGTCGAGCCGATGCTGGACGCCCTGGTCCGGACCTCGCCGACCGACGGCAACGCGCTGCGGCAGAGCATCGCCGAGCTGCGCCGGATCAAGGACGACTGGGAGCTCGACCAGCTCCGCGAGGCGGTCGCGGCCAGCGTGCTCGCGTTCGGCGACGTCGCGAGCGAGCTGCCGGAGGCGATCCGGGGCGGCGGCGAGCGCTGGCTGCAGGGCACCTTCGACCGGCGGGCGCGGACCGCGGGCAACGGTGTCGGCTACGCGTCGATCGTTGCTGCTGGCAACCATGCGCCGGTGCTGCACTGGGTCCGCAACGACGGCCCGGTGAACGAGGGCGACGTGATCCTGCTGGACGCCGGCGTCGAGACCCGCACGCTCTACACCGCCGATGTGACCCGGACGTTCCCGGCCACCGGCGAGTACACCGCGGCGCAGCGGCAGGTGCACGACCTGGTCCACAAGGCCCAGCTCGCGTCGCTGGACGCCGTCAAGGTCGGGGCGCCGTACCGCGCCTTCCAGCACGAGGCGTTGCGCGTGCTGGCCGAGGGCCTGCGGGACTGGGGTCTGCTGGACGCGTCGATCGACGAGCTGCTCGGCCCGGACGGGCAGCAGCACCGCCGGTACATCGTCTGTGGCACCGGCCACTACATCGGCCTCGACGTACATGACTGCGACGCGTCCCGGCCGGAGGCGTACTTCGCCGGCACGATCGAGGCCGGGATGGCGCTTGCGGTCGAGCCGGGCCTGTACTTCCACCCGAACGACGAGACCGTGCCGCCGGAGCTGCGCGGGATCGGGATCCGGATCGAGGACAACGTGGTGGTGCACGAGGCCCGGCTCGAGATCCTCACCGAGGACCTGCCGATCACCACCGACGGGCTGGAGCAGTGGACCCGCTCGCACCTCGGGAGGTAA
- a CDS encoding L-serine ammonia-lyase, with the protein MAISVFDLFSIGIGPSSSHTVGPMRAARTFALGLADDGLLAATTTVEAQLFGSLGATGHGHGSNKAVVLGLEGEDPESIVTHSVDARVETIRERGRLLLAGVREIAFDERHDLVMHRRKTLPYHPNGMIFVARDDQGAVLRERTYYSVGGGFVVDENAAAGDRIVLDTTPLKYPFSTGAELLDRCRESQLPVSEVMLANELAWRTEDEIRDGLLRIWQVMQDCVREGCETEGILPGGLKVPRRAHSLHRKLSQDPWSVDPLKVMDWVNLFALAVNEQNASGGRIVTAPTNGAAGIIPAVLHYYRRFVPGATEDGAVRFLLTAGAIGVLYKENASISGAEVGCQGEVGSACSMAAAGLCEVLGGTPQQVENAAEIGMEHNLGLTCDPVGGLVQIPCIERNAMASVKAINAARMAMHGDGVHVVTLDKVIKTMRETGRDMKVKYKETSRGGLAVNVIEC; encoded by the coding sequence ATGGCGATCAGTGTCTTCGATCTGTTCAGTATCGGGATCGGCCCGTCGAGCTCCCACACCGTGGGACCGATGCGCGCCGCCCGCACCTTCGCGCTCGGCCTCGCCGACGACGGCCTGCTGGCCGCGACGACGACTGTCGAGGCCCAGCTGTTCGGATCGCTCGGGGCCACCGGCCACGGGCACGGCAGCAACAAGGCGGTCGTCCTCGGGCTCGAGGGCGAGGACCCCGAGTCGATCGTGACGCACTCCGTCGACGCCCGGGTCGAGACGATCCGCGAGCGTGGCCGGCTGCTGCTCGCGGGCGTCCGGGAGATCGCGTTCGACGAGCGCCACGACCTCGTGATGCACCGTCGCAAGACGCTCCCGTACCACCCGAACGGGATGATCTTCGTCGCCCGTGACGACCAGGGCGCAGTACTGCGGGAACGCACGTACTACTCGGTCGGCGGCGGCTTCGTGGTCGACGAGAACGCCGCCGCGGGCGACCGGATCGTCCTCGACACCACCCCGCTGAAGTACCCGTTCAGCACCGGCGCCGAGCTGCTCGACCGGTGCCGGGAGTCGCAGTTGCCGGTCAGCGAGGTGATGCTCGCGAACGAGCTGGCCTGGCGGACCGAGGACGAGATCCGCGACGGCCTGCTGCGGATCTGGCAGGTGATGCAGGACTGCGTCCGCGAGGGCTGCGAGACCGAGGGCATCCTGCCCGGCGGCCTGAAGGTGCCGCGCCGCGCGCACTCCCTGCACCGGAAGCTCAGCCAGGACCCGTGGTCGGTCGACCCGCTCAAGGTGATGGACTGGGTGAACCTGTTCGCGCTCGCGGTCAACGAGCAGAACGCGTCCGGCGGCCGGATCGTCACCGCGCCGACGAACGGTGCCGCGGGCATCATTCCCGCCGTACTGCACTACTACCGGCGGTTCGTGCCGGGGGCAACCGAGGACGGCGCGGTCCGGTTCCTGCTGACGGCTGGTGCGATCGGCGTGCTCTACAAGGAGAACGCGTCGATCTCCGGCGCCGAGGTCGGCTGCCAGGGCGAGGTCGGGTCCGCCTGCTCGATGGCCGCGGCCGGTCTCTGCGAGGTTCTCGGCGGTACGCCGCAACAGGTCGAGAACGCCGCCGAGATTGGGATGGAGCACAACCTCGGCCTGACCTGCGACCCGGTCGGCGGGCTGGTGCAGATCCCGTGCATCGAGCGGAACGCGATGGCGTCGGTGAAGGCGATCAACGCGGCCCGGATGGCGATGCACGGCGACGGCGTCCACGTGGTCACGCTCGACAAGGTGATCAAGACGATGCGCGAGACCGGCCGGGACATGAAGGTCAAGTACAAGGAGACCTCCCGCGGCGGCCTCGCCGTCAACGTCATCGAGTGCTGA
- a CDS encoding biotin-dependent carboxyltransferase family protein, producing the protein MSSLTVLTTGPLATIQDRGRAGQAALGVPASGACDRAAYELANRLVGNHEGAAAIEVTYGGLTIHADTDLLLAITGAPCTGVPLNAPALLRSGELLRLGPPASGLRTYVAVRGGLDVPPVLGSRSTDLLSGLGPSPLVAGQTLQVGSLVHPMPGVDQAPVAHPAAGQVVLRVTPGPRRDWFTDAGWASLLSQVYEVSTNSNRVGVRLDGTPLERARAGELASEGMTHGAIQIPPSGTPVIFLADHPVTGGYPVIAYVAAADLNACAQLRPGQPVRLVS; encoded by the coding sequence ATGAGCAGCCTGACCGTTCTGACAACGGGGCCGTTGGCAACAATCCAGGACCGCGGACGGGCCGGTCAGGCCGCCCTCGGGGTCCCGGCATCGGGCGCCTGCGACCGGGCCGCCTACGAGCTCGCGAACCGGCTGGTCGGCAACCACGAGGGCGCGGCCGCGATCGAGGTCACGTACGGCGGCCTCACCATCCACGCCGACACAGACCTCCTGCTGGCGATCACCGGCGCCCCGTGCACCGGCGTACCCCTGAACGCCCCTGCCCTGCTGAGGTCCGGCGAACTCCTCCGCCTGGGCCCACCCGCCAGCGGCCTGCGCACGTACGTCGCCGTCCGCGGCGGCCTCGACGTTCCTCCCGTCCTGGGCTCCCGCTCCACTGACTTGCTCTCCGGCCTCGGTCCTTCGCCTTTGGTGGCTGGACAAACGCTGCAGGTCGGCTCGCTCGTCCATCCGATGCCTGGGGTCGATCAGGCCCCCGTCGCCCACCCGGCCGCCGGCCAGGTCGTACTACGAGTGACCCCCGGCCCAAGGCGGGACTGGTTCACCGACGCCGGCTGGGCGTCGCTTCTCTCGCAGGTCTACGAGGTGAGCACCAACAGCAACCGGGTCGGCGTACGCCTGGACGGCACGCCACTGGAACGTGCCCGCGCCGGCGAACTGGCCAGCGAGGGCATGACCCACGGCGCGATCCAGATCCCCCCGTCCGGCACCCCGGTCATCTTCCTCGCCGACCACCCGGTGACCGGCGGCTACCCGGTCATCGCGTACGTCGCCGCCGCGGACCTGAACGCCTGCGCCCAACTCCGCCCGGGCCAGCCGGTACGACTCGTCAGCTGA
- a CDS encoding helix-turn-helix transcriptional regulator, translated as MGELGRTLHAWRDRVTPADVGLPTGGNRRAPGLRREELALLAGLSVDYVVRLEQGRSDSPSVQVLTALARALRLSDAERNHLFVLAGEVEPSPGRISTYIPPGVQRIVDQLDGAPLCVCDAGWTMITWNPLFAALAGDPSPWHGRQRNIIYRHFRSPGDRFEQTPEQQRDFRIAMVTDLRTALARYPHDADLRALIEELRAAPDFAVLWDQPVVGFHRSERKAVRHPEVGTFAIDCDVLAVPGSDLRIVVYTAAPNSEAAEKLRLLSVIGLQELAR; from the coding sequence ATGGGTGAGCTCGGGAGGACGTTGCATGCCTGGCGGGACCGGGTGACGCCGGCGGACGTCGGGTTGCCGACCGGCGGGAACCGGCGTGCGCCCGGTCTCCGGCGTGAGGAGCTGGCGCTGCTCGCCGGGCTGTCGGTCGACTACGTCGTACGACTGGAGCAGGGTCGCTCGGACTCCCCGTCCGTCCAGGTGCTGACCGCGCTGGCCCGGGCGCTCCGGCTGTCCGATGCCGAGCGCAACCACCTGTTCGTACTGGCCGGCGAGGTGGAGCCGTCGCCCGGGCGGATCTCGACGTACATCCCGCCAGGGGTGCAGCGGATCGTGGACCAGCTGGACGGCGCACCGCTGTGCGTGTGCGACGCGGGCTGGACGATGATCACCTGGAACCCGTTGTTCGCCGCGCTCGCCGGTGACCCGTCGCCGTGGCACGGGCGGCAGCGGAACATCATCTACCGGCATTTCCGGTCGCCGGGGGACCGGTTCGAGCAGACGCCCGAGCAGCAGCGGGACTTCCGGATCGCGATGGTCACGGACCTGCGCACGGCACTGGCCCGGTATCCGCACGACGCGGACCTGCGGGCGCTGATCGAGGAGCTGCGGGCCGCGCCGGACTTCGCGGTGCTGTGGGATCAGCCGGTCGTCGGGTTCCACCGGTCCGAGCGGAAGGCCGTCCGGCATCCGGAGGTGGGCACGTTCGCCATCGACTGCGATGTGCTCGCCGTCCCGGGCAGCGATCTGCGGATCGTCGTCTACACCGCGGCGCCGAACAGCGAGGCCGCCGAGAAGCTCCGGTTGTTGTCGGTGATCGGCCTGCAGGAGCTGGCCCGCTGA
- a CDS encoding GntR family transcriptional regulator has product MTETGRQTWLRTVAADVARLDRSSSAERAADILRRSITEGALPPGAQLSEVELTEVLEVSRNTLREAFRLLTHEGLLIYKLHRGVFVPELDEQDVIDLYRLRRVLEVDVVRGLSGRDPELPASRLEPLHDDVEVAKAAARADRWPAVGTANMRFHQHLIGLADSSRMDAMTGRLLAELRLLFHVIAAPRELHEPYIARNRGLLELLEARKYDEAAADLHQYLLDSEEGILAAFRDKGLQTAPGT; this is encoded by the coding sequence ATGACTGAGACCGGCCGCCAGACGTGGCTGCGGACCGTCGCCGCCGACGTCGCGCGGCTGGACCGGAGCAGCTCGGCGGAGCGCGCTGCCGACATCCTGCGCCGCAGTATCACCGAGGGCGCATTGCCGCCCGGCGCGCAGCTGTCCGAGGTCGAGCTGACCGAGGTCCTGGAGGTGAGCCGGAACACGCTCCGCGAGGCGTTCCGGCTGCTCACCCATGAAGGACTGCTGATCTACAAGCTGCACCGCGGCGTGTTCGTCCCGGAGCTCGACGAGCAGGACGTCATCGACCTGTACCGGCTGCGCCGCGTCCTCGAGGTGGACGTCGTCCGCGGGCTGTCCGGGCGTGACCCGGAGCTGCCCGCGAGCCGGCTGGAGCCGCTGCACGACGACGTCGAGGTGGCCAAGGCGGCCGCCCGCGCGGACCGCTGGCCGGCCGTCGGTACGGCGAACATGCGCTTCCACCAGCACCTGATCGGCCTGGCCGACAGCTCGCGGATGGACGCGATGACCGGCCGGCTGCTCGCCGAACTGCGGCTGCTGTTCCACGTCATCGCGGCTCCCCGTGAGCTGCACGAGCCGTACATCGCGCGGAACCGCGGCCTGCTCGAACTGCTCGAGGCCCGCAAGTACGACGAGGCCGCGGCGGACCTGCATCAGTACCTGCTCGACTCCGAAGAAGGCATCCTGGCCGCCTTCCGGGATAAGGGCTTGCAAACCGCGCCGGGAACCTGA
- a CDS encoding LamB/YcsF family protein, with the protein MDLNADLGEGFGSWSMGDDSALLDVVTSANIACGFHAGDPSIMRRVTAEAVERGVAIGAHVGYADKAGFGRRYVDIEPDALRDEVVYQLGALDAFARIAGDRVRYVKPHGALYNTIGHHVGQAGAVVAAVAEYDKTLPVLGLPGSEWLRLASEAGLTVVHEAFADRAYTATGTLVSRRLPGSVLHDADEIAARCTAMATGRAIRDVDGGSLVVQAASICVHGDTPGAVEIARRVRGALEGAGVDVRPFTG; encoded by the coding sequence ATGGACCTCAACGCGGACCTGGGTGAGGGCTTCGGTTCCTGGTCGATGGGTGACGACTCGGCACTGCTCGACGTCGTGACGAGTGCGAACATCGCCTGCGGCTTCCACGCCGGTGACCCGTCGATCATGCGCCGGGTGACGGCCGAGGCGGTCGAGCGCGGCGTCGCGATCGGCGCGCACGTCGGGTACGCCGACAAGGCCGGATTCGGGCGGCGGTACGTCGACATCGAGCCGGACGCGCTGCGCGACGAGGTCGTCTACCAGCTCGGCGCGCTGGACGCGTTCGCGCGGATCGCGGGCGACCGGGTCCGGTACGTGAAGCCGCACGGGGCGCTGTACAACACGATCGGCCATCACGTGGGGCAGGCGGGTGCCGTGGTCGCCGCGGTCGCGGAGTACGACAAGACGCTTCCGGTGCTCGGCCTGCCGGGCTCGGAGTGGCTGCGGCTCGCTTCCGAGGCCGGGCTGACCGTCGTACACGAAGCTTTCGCGGACCGCGCATACACGGCGACGGGCACGTTGGTGTCGCGGCGTTTGCCTGGGTCGGTGCTGCACGACGCGGACGAGATCGCCGCGCGGTGTACGGCGATGGCGACCGGTCGGGCGATTCGTGACGTCGACGGTGGTTCGCTCGTCGTGCAGGCGGCCTCGATCTGCGTGCACGGCGACACTCCTGGTGCTGTGGAGATCGCACGGCGGGTGCGTGGCGCACTGGAGGGAGCGGGCGTCGACGTACGCCCGTTCACCGGGTGA
- a CDS encoding DUF3817 domain-containing protein: MSTKHAQWFRVVAIAEAISWTGLLIGMLFKYVLSDNELGVRIFGPIHGGVFVAYVVTVLAVRGPLRWSWPVTLAALAASVPPLFTWFFEIWAVRTGRIDGAGQTAVPSTASANSTAA; encoded by the coding sequence ATGAGTACCAAACATGCACAGTGGTTCCGGGTGGTGGCGATCGCCGAGGCGATCTCGTGGACCGGGTTGCTGATCGGAATGCTGTTCAAGTACGTGCTGTCCGACAACGAGCTCGGGGTGAGGATCTTCGGCCCGATCCACGGCGGCGTCTTCGTCGCGTACGTCGTCACCGTGCTCGCTGTTCGCGGCCCACTGCGCTGGTCCTGGCCGGTCACACTGGCGGCGCTGGCGGCCAGTGTTCCGCCGCTGTTCACCTGGTTCTTCGAGATCTGGGCGGTCCGCACGGGCCGGATTGACGGCGCCGGGCAGACCGCCGTACCGTCCACAGCGTCAGCAAATTCAACAGCTGCATGA
- a CDS encoding 5-oxoprolinase subunit B family protein: MRILPSGDRALLVELDDLDQVLGYYAALAADPPPEVVDIVPAARTILVTTRGDLAGLSRSLRELVPARDRRTSGELIEIPVVYDGADLDDVAVLLGCTRDDVVARHTSASWTVAFSGFAPGFGYLTSDGDWNIPRRTSPRTKVPAGAVGLAGEFSGVYPRESPGGWQLIGRTSVRTFDASREPAALLHPGRRVRFVDAGRG, from the coding sequence ATGCGGATCCTTCCGTCGGGTGACCGGGCACTGCTGGTGGAGCTCGACGACCTCGACCAGGTGCTCGGGTACTACGCGGCGCTCGCCGCGGACCCGCCGCCGGAGGTTGTGGACATCGTCCCGGCGGCGCGGACGATTCTCGTCACCACTCGGGGTGACCTCGCCGGCTTGTCCCGCAGCCTGCGGGAGCTGGTTCCCGCTCGGGATCGCCGTACCAGCGGCGAGCTGATCGAGATCCCGGTCGTGTACGACGGGGCGGACCTGGACGACGTCGCTGTTCTTCTCGGCTGTACGCGGGACGACGTGGTCGCTCGCCATACCTCCGCTTCGTGGACCGTTGCCTTCTCCGGTTTCGCGCCCGGCTTCGGCTATCTGACGTCCGACGGCGACTGGAACATCCCGCGCCGGACCTCGCCGCGGACCAAGGTCCCGGCCGGCGCGGTCGGGCTGGCCGGGGAATTCAGTGGCGTGTATCCGCGCGAGTCCCCCGGCGGCTGGCAGCTGATCGGCCGTACGTCGGTGCGGACGTTCGACGCGTCGCGTGAGCCTGCCGCGCTGCTCCACCCCGGCCGCCGGGTCCGGTTCGTCGACGCGGGTCGTGGATGA
- a CDS encoding ribbon-helix-helix domain-containing protein: MSMKRTNVYADPEDLALIKDASRRRGIPEAEIIREGIHLAAMANRVWDEPLDWPTFDGTGEPVTKDEIHDVVARRTDR, translated from the coding sequence ATGTCGATGAAGCGCACGAACGTGTACGCCGATCCCGAGGATCTGGCGCTGATCAAGGACGCTTCGCGGCGGCGTGGGATTCCGGAGGCCGAGATTATTCGCGAGGGTATCCACCTGGCCGCGATGGCGAACCGGGTGTGGGACGAGCCGCTCGACTGGCCGACCTTCGACGGCACGGGTGAACCGGTGACCAAGGACGAGATCCACGACGTGGTCGCGCGGCGTACCGACCGGTGA
- a CDS encoding PIN domain-containing protein yields the protein MILVAGTSGIIAAFDGNAPEGPSCRRLLQEAGTVVLSPLVLAEVDHLARARLSAVARSRILELLTAEVQRMRFQVPDIGPETLATALGVIGRYADLDLDLADAVTVTLAADYRTDAVLTLDRRDFRAVRPLTSHKAFRLFPDDL from the coding sequence GTGATCCTGGTCGCCGGCACCTCCGGCATCATCGCGGCTTTCGACGGCAACGCTCCGGAGGGACCGTCCTGCAGGAGGCTCCTGCAGGAGGCCGGAACGGTCGTCCTGTCGCCGCTCGTCCTCGCGGAGGTCGATCATCTCGCCCGTGCGCGGCTCAGTGCGGTCGCGCGCTCGCGGATCCTCGAGTTGCTGACCGCCGAGGTGCAGCGGATGCGTTTTCAGGTGCCGGACATCGGCCCTGAGACGCTGGCGACGGCACTCGGCGTGATCGGCCGCTACGCCGATCTGGACCTCGATCTTGCCGACGCGGTCACTGTCACGCTGGCCGCCGACTACCGCACCGACGCCGTCCTGACGCTCGATCGGCGCGACTTCCGCGCCGTCCGTCCGCTGACTTCGCACAAAGCCTTCCGGTTGTTCCCGGACGACCTCTAG